The genomic DNA GAACCACACAGATGAAGGGATTGAAAATGACAAAACATTGAGTTTGACAAGAAGGGTTACTGTCTATATGGGCATTTATAACTATAAAACAGAAAGTAGACTTGACAACTCCAAATTCAAAGGAACATAGCATATAATAAAGCAGCAGATCCGATTACTTATTGCTGTATATCCCCCAAAGATCCTGTTTTCTGTGTTTCTTCCAAAGCTATTTATTTACAATGTGAATAGCTTTAAAATTGAAGTAAGACCCCTCTCTTTTATAATTGCAATCCCTCCTGAAGGGAAGTGCTACAGAAACAAATTAACAGCAAAGAAAAAGACCTTTAATCTATCTCCTTGATTGCTGAGGAAACACCATAGAGAGTCATTTTCTTCACCTGTTCAAATAccattttctcattattttggTAACCTTAATAATATCAATTGAACATTATAAATTCATTCAGATTAATATAACCCATCACCTCAAGTGTCTTTTTTCTCGCTTTATGTTGTACAGGGAGCAAACGaatttcatcaatcaaattaatgCACTTGCCAGTATTCTCGGGCGACACAAAATTCAATACCACGCTTACACAGGACTGCAGAACAAAACACATTCATGTTCATTCGACAGTTTAATGTGGAAAATAAAAgtgtttcaattataaattatcataaatcaTTACCTTTAGTTTTCTGAACTGATAAGGACAACCAGCAGGAACAATGACTGCCTCTCCAGGATGCTGTTcaaatgtccaaggttcaatGTCTGACCAAAAAAGAAGCagtttatatagttaatttaaaaaaaaaaaaataattggctCAAGGACTATTAAACAAATACTCACTGAACTCCTCCTTAAGCCTTGTTTTATGAATTGTGTCCAGATAAAAGCTCTCATCATAAATTGGATGGATAACCTGTGaatgaagaacaagaagaagtaAAAAAGGCAAAGTCAGGCAGCAGAACATTTGTAGCTATAGAGGAGACAAAAAATTTCAGAATGACacttacattattattattatctggAACACAATAAGGATACCCAAATTCCTTGGAATGTTTTTTAAGGTATCTCAAAAGCTTTGGAACATCCTGTCGACGAAAAATGTCCCACTCTGCACCACAAGTATCGGTCTTTAGTTCTTCCTCGTATGTACCAGAATCACGACCCCTTATACAAGGCTTCTTCTTAGATCTAATAGGTTTATTATGCGATGTATCATTTCTAATCGCATCAAAACCTGATTCTTCAGTATCTTCATCACTGAGTACAGATGATTTTTCTTCCATTTCATCGTTAACTGCTTTTTGATGATGGGAGTTGTATTTCTTCATTAAATCTTTTACTTCAGTTATCTGTTCCGACGTAATAGGAATATTTGTAGTTTGCACCAGAATATTAACCATATCATGAGAGTCGTAACATAATTTCGCAACGAAATCTGGATGCATAAGATCATCTGGCCCGCCAAATGATATGTGCAGATAAGGACCCAAATTCTCGGGCTTTTCCATGTGATCGGGCAGGTTTGCAGCCACATTGAGAATGCCAGATGCTGGATTCATATATTCTTGGAATGGTAAAGCATCGATAATATAATCAAAGTGGTCTGGAAAGTGCTCTTGAAACATTTGAGAAGAGACTTGGAATTTAAGCTTCAGCATCTCGCACTTCAAATTTGCGTATGACTGAGCCTCCAAAGTCGATCCCATGATGATATTCTTACTACAAATTTCTACCTCAAACCAATCCAAACAGTCCCTAGCCATTGTTTCCATTAATGATGCTCTATCATGAATTCTTTTCTTCAAGTATGAGCAGAACATAAACAGAGGGTCCCAATTCCTTTCAACTGAACTGTTGAACACTCTTTGAACTATAACAGGCTGACCTTTTTCCCAGTGCTTCTGGAACTGGCTAAGAAAAACTTCTCCACAAGGCTCATTCATAATCGGATGGTACAAAAAATCATCGCCCGAGTTTTCTCTTCTAGCCGCTCTCATTCCACCAACTTTCCTTCTCAAAGAATCAACATCTACTGTTTGCAGAAGATCATCGTAGCTACTAATTACGTTTTCTCCATTTTCATGCAGTTCATTGGTCCAATTTGGTGGGAATATACTTTGTAGATCaagaagtccatcaccacaACCGTCAAAAGTAGCAGGTGGGCAGATTAAACTACCGTCATCATTTAGAGGCTTCCATCTTGGCAACAGTTCAGGATAATTAACGCGTTTAGAGCGAAACTTCTGAGTACAATAACTACCTGCCTTGCTTCTCTTAGGAGAATTTTCGTAGAACTTTGAACAACAACTCAAGCAAATTTTATATGAGCATTTCCTGCAGCTTCTATGGATATCCAATATTGAAGCTTTACAATAGTTGCTGTTTGAAGAAGACAAAacatcatatataaaaaaattctaaacaaGTTAAATCACATTTGTATGAGCATATATATACCAGTTATATAGTTCGCTGCATCCAGCTTTAGTCTGGTGAATTTGAAGTTGAGAGCATACTACACCTTTTATTTTGGCTTCTACCTCCAGCTCGAGCATCTGATCCCGGTTTATTTGTTCCAGTACAGGAAGAAGCATGCGCAGGAAGTAGAGAAGTTTAATTttcttactcttcttctttCCGGTACTTGAATTATCCTACAATGGATCTTTTAgctttagataataaaaaaaaagctaaTTTGTTCTGAAAACAATTCATTACTTAACAAACCTTCACTACTACATCTTTTGATCGGTTTCTCAAGCAGACTCTACATGGGCATGTTCTTAGACAAACTGGACATTCCTTTTTAACTTGTTCCTCGAGTAAAGAAGGCCTATAGTTATTCAGATCAATCAATGGACAATGGTCATATCTAAATGCAGCTGAGATGAAGATTAAAGAAAGTATGGTTATACAAGATTTGACAAACCTTTGATCTATGCAATCTGTGCAGTAGTGTTCTTTTTTGCAGGTGCAACATCTGATCAGTGTCCTGTAATTACTTTTTCTACACCAATGGCATTTCTTCCTCTTCACTTTACTCAGTTTTTCTCCATTCTTAGGATATGGAAGAATCTATGTTCGAAACCAAAACAGTTTATCAAGCCAAGGAGGCAAAATTACAAACAATAGAAGTAAGTTTTTTGGGGGGCGAAAGGAAAGTGACCTGCATTGAACCAATTGGGAGGGGCTCGATGTTCTTGGATCGGAAGCACCTCCGAAGAGGAAGACCAGATTCAAACCCTAATTTCACATTGCAGGGTTCACTGGCATTGTTGAAATGATTTGGGGAAGGAGGTGGGGAAATAGCCATGAGTCCGTTAGGCAATTCTATCTTCTCCCCGGACTCCATGTTTctctttccatctttcttcttctccactTTACTCTTCAAGAACTCTCTGATCAGCTCTAACTGTAAATCCCCtctcttcaacttcatcttccTCAAAGCTCCGTCCAATGCCTCGGAAACATCTACATTCCGGTTTCTCTTAGCGGGTCTAGAAGTAGTGCCCCTGTCGTCCTTTGTTATGGCCTTGATTTCTGGGTTCAGTTCTTGATTTCTGACTTTGTTTCTCGCACTTCTCTTGATTTTCAGAGATTCGGGGACTTTCTCTTTGTGCTGTCTGAGTCGGAGTTGGAGACTGTGGAGCCGACAAGACTTCTTTCCTTCCATTGCTCGACGGCGACACCGCCATTGCTTACCATCGGATCTTTTACAGCGGAGATGGTCCGGTAACTCTTCTTCATCAGACATATCTTCCCTGGTTTTGCCTGAAGCTGCTGTGAAAGAATGTTGATTGATTCAACTAGGGTTTTGGGTGATATAATAGAAAGAGCGTTACAGTCCGGCCATTTGCTGCAACAAGAAAAAGGAGGTTCTTTCTTCAAATGGATCATAGGTGGCATCAAATTGAAAGATTGCAATAACATCTCTTTCCTAATCCTTATGTTTACATTACAATTATAGATTTTGCCcatttaaaaggaaaaaaatcacGTCTTCTTGCCtgaaaaaaatatcttttgatTTGAATCAAGATGTTAACTTTATATCTCATGAATTGACCCATTTGCTGATCATTGTGTAATTGCATCGACTACTCTAAATATCTGTTCAAATTCAATAAAACATTATGGTCATAAACAATGAATCATCATGATTTGCATGATTTTTTTCTATACAAGTATACAAGTTGTAGGGGTGAGATTACAATAATTCCAATGACATCAAAAGCACGATTGAGGGCAAAGTTGACGAAATTGCACGTCGTAAAGATCGATATTTCATCAACGCTGCACTCAATCGTGTATTTGCCATTGGGGAAGCCCTTTATCTGGGTATGGATGAGTTAATATGATATCTAGTTGTggtatgtaatatatatataactagggTTTATTGAAGTACATCTCAATTTTGTACTACTGTGAATCAATTCTAAGGTATTATTGATTCATTATCTGTATATAGATGAGGAAATTGTACTAATTGATTGTACTTCATCATTGTACCAGAACTCATAGCACCTCCACAAGTCAATATGACAATATCAAGACTTCTTCTTATTCAAAGATAATGATTGAATTGTTAGGaagatattttttcaaataaactataaGCATGTTCAATGATATATATTAGACCCACATAATTAAACTTGATACAACTATGAACTGCTACACTCAATTCATCGACAAATCGAAGCGAACTAAAACTTTTGAGTGGAACCAATAAGCCACAACCAATCGAGTGCGACCCCTGAAAATATTCCACCTAAGAGGCACAACACCAGTATATTCCCCAATGCATTTTGTTCTGGCCCCTGCAATACAAAACAACATTCATTTTTGAACTATAAcataaaagtttaattaattgatatgaTTAATTGACTGACCGTGTAACCTTTGGGGGCAGCGGTTAGGACACAAACGGTTAGATAGCCGTTGGTTAAACCCAAGAAAGATACGAGTGCAATCATCCATCCCTCGTCCCCATACTTTGCAGTGAAGTAAAATGCGGGCACGAGCAAGAAACGTGATAAGATGGCATAAGTGAGTCCTTTTCTCGATTCCATCTTGAGCCATTTTATTGAAGGTATAAATCTCGAGATTAAATCCCACACATTGTATGTTGCTATCAGAACAAGTACATACCACGACCCGAGTCTATGTTGGCCAGTATTCTCGTATAAAAAACCGGGGAAGATTGACAGAGTCAGAACATAAATCAAGAACAAATCTATCGCATAATCAATGTTCTGAATGAAAATTGTCCTGTTGCTTAGCCTCGACTGAGGCATTTGTTCTAATTCTGTTTGGATCCCGGCAGCAGCCAGATCAGCAGAAACAGTCATGGAACCTTGTGACGCAGCCTTTTGGCGATAATATTTGACAATTGGGAACTTAGGGAAAACAAAAGCGTATAGAAATATACAGAGGAATTCTAACAAGGTAGATATTGCTAGGAACAACACTGCAATAAAAAACAACTCATTATAGAAAAGAtcatacttatatatataatgattgaATCATGACTTACTAACTCCTTTTCTTAAACCATTGTGAGAATTCTCAAAAACCGCTTTAGTGATTAATCTCAAGGCAGAAGTGAGAGCTCCCGAGGCAGCCAAACCAGCTAGGAAAGACTGAATGAAATCAGGCGACATAAAAGATAGATCTCCGACCATTCCACCTTGAACATGGGCATCTGCAACTCCAAAAAATCCAACAATAAAACAGACACCAATGAAATTTCCAACTCCTCCTTTCCCTGAGCTTCCCAAGTCCAGCTGCATCATAATTAACaagttattattatatcataactcatatatataaaaccttaaaaagaaagaacaaattACAAGGAGGAGAGCAAATGTGGCTAAGAAGAAAAAGGTGTATCCAGCCAAGTTTCTTTTCCTCGTATTAATCTTCGATTCATTATAAGTAAGTATCGCCATTGTCCCGACAGCAAACGGTTGATAAACAAGAGTAAGAACCCTCGATGGATGGTAATTCTTCATCATGAAAATTAGAAATCAATAATTAGATATAGACATTGAGAAAATGTAATTAACGTTTTACCTGAAATATATGATAATAGTAGTCTCCAATTGTCAACATGCTGTTCCATGAAACCAGAGAACCTAGTCCAAGAAACCAACATACTGCGATTGCCCTCATCTTCCCctgaaaattgaaataaataaatttcatcaaattcattattattattattatcatctaCAAAAATCACTACCTCAAGCTTAACCGGAACTTCACCATCTTCTCCCATGGCTATGGCTGGCCTCTTCTCTTCTTTCAGTTTAATAACTTGAATtaagaattaatcaaacaagaactggaatattattaatgaagatTCAGTTGACTAGTtgacaataaataataaacctagtagtaagtattttattttcagGATCTAATCATTATTACTTTTGTCATATTGTCCATGGTCTCATGGATTCTGGTCCCTGAacttatacatattatttaaattggcTCTCAAgctttattttaacaaaatttaaagacaaatctataataatatatcttatAAGATTAGTGCTCAAGCTTATAggatacttttttttaattaaaatatcatgagttttgaaatttaatagaCTCCTTATTTCAACCAACACTAGCTAGTGAGGTAGACaatattatttctctttctgttttatattttacaaacatttattctcattttttttttttgtgttttttctaaatatacAGTGTAGGTTGTCATTATTACCAAATAAAGTTactaaatttacatatttttctttattataattcaaattattgtttaattagaataaaataattcttttaaatagtatattttttaagttacaaaagtttatactaaataataaaattgcgTTTCTATCCCAAACTTAAAACGTTATATGGATGAATAAAATactgatatttaattttatctcttagatactgattttttttaattaaaaaaaaggaacaAAATCACGGTTGATATGGaaagtttataattataatatcataattaactaattgatcttatttaaaattaattacttttaatgaGATGTTTATATTAgctctatttttaataaattgaagatattttattattttattttattttgaacgaCGATAACATGAATTTTCACCGGTTATGACATTTACTCTAACTTAAGGCATTCGACATAGAatcaattctataatttttggTCTCTTATGAATCACTCTTGCGACTTGATTGTGTCACAAATGATGTAACATGTATGTATGATCTAAAAGGATAATTATTTGCCTTTATTCaaatcaatcaaacatacaTAAATCAGTAAATCCCAGATCAcataaacaacaacaataacaaaGGAAACTACTACACATTACAACAACACTACACATATTACAACATTTTGTGTACCTTATTCGAAGATGACGAAGCAAAGAAGCACAAGAATAGGAGTTCCCATGAGAATCTTGGGACccaaataattctaaattcaaACAAGATGAAATAATTGTACAAGACTTGTAATGTTACGCTGCATGTTCCTCCTTCAAacttaattcttcttcttcttcttcggtttcCTGACCCACACTCCACTCTGGTTACAAGGAAAGAATGTGAGCTTGGGACATCTCACTTTCTCCAAATAGGAAACGCGAGGAAACATTTCCAAGAATTCTCCCCACTCCATCTCTAGCTCATTCAAGTACTTCAACCGAAGCACTTCAACATTCCATTCGGCCTTTGCATCATCCTCAACATCCTGAATTTGACCCAAATCAGAAAACTTCCCTCCTCTGATGTGAAGACTCTTTAAGTTTCCCAAACTAGATGGCTTCATCCACTCGGGTGTTTCTGACCTCGGGAAACACACAAGACTCAATTTCTTCAACTGCGAAGGAAGCTCTAGATTATTATTCTTTGTCTTAGGAGATGATTGACTCGCTGTTTTCTTCTTTGATAGCATTGGTTGTTTAAATGCAGAGGTATTagtctccttcttcttcttcgggGTAGCTtctccttttccttttccttctccttcttcttgcAGACCGGTCGTGTCTTGTAAAGAGCCTCTTCCCCATGCTATTGTTAGCGTGAGAAGTTTTTTTAACCCATTGAGAGAACGCAGATCCGTTTCTGATGGGAAATTCATTAAGCCTGTATAAATGCTCAATTTCCTCAGAGGTAAATTAAGCAACTCATCAAGCTTACACGACTTTTTCTCGTCCGCATCTTCAGTGACCACAAAGCCCTTAAGTACTTGGAGTCGACTGAGTGAAGAAAGACCCTTTGGCATCTGGTCCAATAAGTAGCATTCGGACATGTCTAAATGAGTCAAATTCTTAAGCAAGCCAATCTCCTCAGGAAGTAACTCCAGATTGTGACAAGCCCTTATGTCCAAAATAGTGAGCTTTGACAGCCGACAGAAGGACTTGGGGAGCTCAGTAATCCTAGAGATGCCTTGTATACTCAAAAACTTCAGATGATTTAAATTCTCCAAACCATCAAGAACACTCACAGTTTCATTCTTCAGATTTTTCATATCCTCAACTTCAATGTGATGTTTGGCGGATGACTGCCATCTTCCTAAATAGAGTACATTTAGGTTCTTCATCCTTCCAAGCAACTCGGGTTTGAACTCGAGTGTTTCCTCGTTAACGTTAAACAGAGTATGAAGCCTTTCTAGTTTATCATTTTGGTTTAGCACTTTACCTGTTAAGCACGACCTAAGAGAATTAGAGCATTGCTCTACTGGACTCCCCTTTTTCTCATCAAAATCAAAGAAGTTTGCCTTTTGAGCAAGTATTATTACCATAGAACGAGTGAAAGGGTGAAGTTTGCAACTGCCTGCAATCTTCCCCTGAGTAAGAGGAGGATGCTTTTCATGGACAGGCTCGATAAAGCCCTTATCGATTAGCTCCTTGAAGAATTCATTAGCATAATCTTCTGCTGTCTTTTTTGTAACTGTACTGGCGCCTTCTACTCCAATTGTAGGCGTGGATTTTGACCTGCTTGACTCTCCAATGGTGCTTGTTGAGTGAGCTGTCAATTTATTGTGtaaagaatttgtcttgctgcTCCACTGTTTCGTTAATGTTTGATCCACGATTTCTTTCCCTTTGTTTCCGATCAAAGTTCCATTCTGCTTTTGATTTATAGTTCCATCAGGAGTTTTATTCTCTTTCTGGGTGATTCCACTCGGATCTCCCTTCTCCTGGTCTTTGCTGCTACTGCTGCTGCTCCCAGATGGAGTcgaattcttcttcttcttctgatgttgatgatgatcatCAGTGTCTTCTGTGAGAACTGCGTCTTGTATTTCAGAATTTGCATTGAGCTGAAGTGTGTTGTCGTCTCCATTCAGAGTTTCTTGCAGAGTGTTTTCGCTAAGATTATCATTCGGttgctgttgttgttgttgtgtgtTTCCGAGGGATGGAGGTGCGAACCCTTCGCCAATCCACCAATAGATCATGACCCTTTTCTTGATTACCTCGTTTTCGGGGAAAACCGAAAAGCAAAGTAAACATAGCTTAAGTTCTTTGTCTAGGGCGTTATAGCGAGCTTCGAAATCTTTAAAAGCACAATTAGCCACAAATAAATCTTTACTAGCGTACAAGCTGGGCATTTTCTGGAGCACGTTGGGGTCAAGAGTTTTAACGTGGTCAGCTGAATCATCTGCCAGCAAACTTTTGTGCTTATTTGAATCCTTGTACTCGTCTTTATGCTTAGAAGTAACGAGCTGCTTCACCATCTTGACCCGCTTTTTCATTTGCCGGATACCCTCTACTTCACCACCGTTCTTCTTCAGCTGATCGTAACGAGTATGCTCCTTGTCAATTAGATCGTTGTGCGTAGTGACCATCGTCTTCACGTTATCGATCAAGTCGAGATCTGCTTTTATCAGGTTCATCAGGGCCTCACTTTCATTATGTGTTTCCTCATCATGGCTAGTAGCATTGTTAACCTCCGAAAGTACTCGCTTGGGTTTCGACTTGAACACAGACATAAAAAAAGATGACATAAAAAAAGATGATGATTTGGGAGGTTTAAGTTTATCAA from Impatiens glandulifera chromosome 9, dImpGla2.1, whole genome shotgun sequence includes the following:
- the LOC124915802 gene encoding lysine-specific demethylase JMJ25-like → MSDEEELPDHLRCKRSDGKQWRCRRRAMEGKKSCRLHSLQLRLRQHKEKVPESLKIKRSARNKVRNQELNPEIKAITKDDRGTTSRPAKRNRNVDVSEALDGALRKMKLKRGDLQLELIREFLKSKVEKKKDGKRNMESGEKIELPNGLMAISPPPSPNHFNNASEPCNVKLGFESGLPLRRCFRSKNIEPLPIGSMQILPYPKNGEKLSKVKRKKCHWCRKSNYRTLIRCCTCKKEHYCTDCIDQRPSLLEEQVKKECPVCLRTCPCRVCLRNRSKDVVVKDNSSTGKKKSKKIKLLYFLRMLLPVLEQINRDQMLELEVEAKIKGVVCSQLQIHQTKAGCSELYNCNYCKASILDIHRSCRKCSYKICLSCCSKFYENSPKRSKAGSYCTQKFRSKRVNYPELLPRWKPLNDDGSLICPPATFDGCGDGLLDLQSIFPPNWTNELHENGENVISSYDDLLQTVDVDSLRRKVGGMRAARRENSGDDFLYHPIMNEPCGEVFLSQFQKHWEKGQPVIVQRVFNSSVERNWDPLFMFCSYLKKRIHDRASLMETMARDCLDWFEVEICSKNIIMGSTLEAQSYANLKCEMLKLKFQVSSQMFQEHFPDHFDYIIDALPFQEYMNPASGILNVAANLPDHMEKPENLGPYLHISFGGPDDLMHPDFVAKLCYDSHDMVNILVQTTNIPITSEQITEVKDLMKKYNSHHQKAVNDEMEEKSSVLSDEDTEESGFDAIRNDTSHNKPIRSKKKPCIRGRDSGTYEEELKTDTCGAEWDIFRRQDVPKLLRYLKKHSKEFGYPYCVPDNNNNVIHPIYDESFYLDTIHKTRLKEEFNIEPWTFEQHPGEAVIVPAGCPYQFRKLKSCVSVVLNFVSPENTGKCINLIDEIRLLPVQHKARKKTLEVKKMTLYGVSSAIKEID
- the LOC124915804 gene encoding equilibrative nucleotide transporter 3-like, whose amino-acid sequence is MGEDGEVPVKLEGKMRAIAVCWFLGLGSLVSWNSMLTIGDYYYHIFQNYHPSRVLTLVYQPFAVGTMAILTYNESKINTRKRNLAGYTFFFLATFALLLLDLGSSGKGGVGNFIGVCFIVGFFGVADAHVQGGMVGDLSFMSPDFIQSFLAGLAASGALTSALRLITKAVFENSHNGLRKGVMLFLAISTLLEFLCIFLYAFVFPKFPIVKYYRQKAASQGSMTVSADLAAAGIQTELEQMPQSRLSNRTIFIQNIDYAIDLFLIYVLTLSIFPGFLYENTGQHRLGSWYVLVLIATYNVWDLISRFIPSIKWLKMESRKGLTYAILSRFLLVPAFYFTAKYGDEGWMIALVSFLGLTNGYLTVCVLTAAPKGYTGPEQNALGNILVLCLLGGIFSGVALDWLWLIGSTQKF
- the LOC124915803 gene encoding uncharacterized protein LOC124915803, whose amino-acid sequence is MSGGGDKSSPPLDPAPTTSEVTLLPDNEIQPADDSISNNGSTHLPAAGSVPPPDVDVDKLKPPKSSSFFMSSFFMSVFKSKPKRVLSEVNNATSHDEETHNESEALMNLIKADLDLIDNVKTMVTTHNDLIDKEHTRYDQLKKNGGEVEGIRQMKKRVKMVKQLVTSKHKDEYKDSNKHKSLLADDSADHVKTLDPNVLQKMPSLYASKDLFVANCAFKDFEARYNALDKELKLCLLCFSVFPENEVIKKRVMIYWWIGEGFAPPSLGNTQQQQQQPNDNLSENTLQETLNGDDNTLQLNANSEIQDAVLTEDTDDHHQHQKKKKNSTPSGSSSSSSKDQEKGDPSGITQKENKTPDGTINQKQNGTLIGNKGKEIVDQTLTKQWSSKTNSLHNKLTAHSTSTIGESSRSKSTPTIGVEGASTVTKKTAEDYANEFFKELIDKGFIEPVHEKHPPLTQGKIAGSCKLHPFTRSMVIILAQKANFFDFDEKKGSPVEQCSNSLRSCLTGKVLNQNDKLERLHTLFNVNEETLEFKPELLGRMKNLNVLYLGRWQSSAKHHIEVEDMKNLKNETVSVLDGLENLNHLKFLSIQGISRITELPKSFCRLSKLTILDIRACHNLELLPEEIGLLKNLTHLDMSECYLLDQMPKGLSSLSRLQVLKGFVVTEDADEKKSCKLDELLNLPLRKLSIYTGLMNFPSETDLRSLNGLKKLLTLTIAWGRGSLQDTTGLQEEGEGKGKGEATPKKKKETNTSAFKQPMLSKKKTASQSSPKTKNNNLELPSQLKKLSLVCFPRSETPEWMKPSSLGNLKSLHIRGGKFSDLGQIQDVEDDAKAEWNVEVLRLKYLNELEMEWGEFLEMFPRVSYLEKVRCPKLTFFPCNQSGVWVRKPKKKKKN